The following proteins are co-located in the Helicobacter sp. 'house sparrow 1' genome:
- a CDS encoding SDR family NAD(P)-dependent oxidoreductase: MLILITGASCGFGEAIAKRFVQENHEVILIARRKEKLKNLQKTLGNKCKKIIASDVNDMDTIKKELEEELNNIDILVNNAGLALGIESAENCEISDWEKMIETNILGLVKVTHFVLPSMVKKHQGHIINIGSIAGTYPYEGGNIYGATKAFVKQFSLNLRADLVGKNIRITNIEPGLCEGSEFSIVRFKGDVKKARELYENANALTPEDIAESVYWCAMLPPHVNINRLEIMPTTQASAGLKVHKTIR, translated from the coding sequence ATGCTTATTTTGATTACGGGTGCAAGTTGTGGGTTTGGAGAAGCAATAGCAAAAAGGTTTGTTCAAGAAAATCACGAAGTTATCTTGATTGCAAGACGTAAAGAAAAATTAAAAAATTTACAAAAAACCTTAGGAAATAAATGTAAAAAAATCATTGCTAGCGATGTGAATGATATGGATACTATTAAAAAGGAATTAGAAGAAGAGCTGAATAATATTGACATTCTAGTTAATAATGCTGGTTTGGCATTGGGGATTGAGAGTGCGGAAAATTGTGAGATCAGTGATTGGGAAAAAATGATTGAAACTAATATTTTGGGGCTTGTAAAAGTCACACATTTTGTGTTACCTTCAATGGTTAAAAAGCATCAAGGACATATTATTAATATAGGATCTATTGCTGGAACCTACCCTTATGAAGGCGGTAATATTTATGGGGCTACAAAGGCATTTGTAAAACAATTTAGCTTAAATCTACGAGCAGATCTTGTAGGTAAAAATATAAGAATTACAAATATTGAGCCGGGGTTGTGTGAAGGTAGTGAATTTTCCATTGTTAGATTTAAAGGGGATGTAAAAAAAGCCAGAGAACTTTATGAAAATGCAAACGCTCTCACTCCTGAGGATATTGCAGAGAGCGTATATTGGTGTGCGATGCTACCTCCCCATGTCAATATTAATCGCTTGGAGATAATGCCAACTACTCAGGCAAGTGCTGGATTAAAGGTGCATAAAACTATAAGATAA
- the acpP gene encoding acyl carrier protein, producing the protein MAIFDDVKEVVVQQLNVDANQVKPEAEFVKDLGADSLDVVELVMALEEKFGIEIPDEQAEKISTVGDVVAYIEANKK; encoded by the coding sequence ATGGCAATTTTTGATGATGTAAAAGAAGTGGTAGTTCAACAACTTAATGTTGATGCAAATCAAGTAAAACCAGAAGCAGAGTTCGTAAAAGATTTAGGTGCTGATTCTTTGGATGTTGTTGAACTTGTTATGGCTTTAGAAGAAAAATTTGGTATTGAAATTCCGGATGAGCAAGCAGAAAAAATTAGCACAGTAGGTGATGTTGTAGCTTATATCGAAGCTAATAAAAAGTAA
- a CDS encoding beta-ketoacyl-ACP synthase II: MRRVVVTGLGMINSLGLNKGDSFKSIIEGKCGVNRITSFDVSDFPVQIAAEIKDFDPNTVMNPKEIKKADRFIQLALKATKEAMADSGLLGSDGKCDTSISERFGVSSGAGIGGLGNIEKNSITCFERGARRINPFFIPSALVNMLGGFTSIEFGIKGPNLASVTACAAGTHAIIEATKTIMLGGADRMLVIGSESAICPVGIGGFAAMKALSDRNDNPQEASRPFDKDRNGFVMGEGAGALVLEDYDSAKARGAKIYAEVVGFGESGDANHITTPAPEGEGAARAMRAALNMANTRIDYINAHGTSTAYNDLYETKAIKQVFGADIPLVSSTKGQIGHCLGAAGAIEAVISIMAMENGILPPTINQKVKDPECDLDYIPNVAREKQINAVMSNSFGFGGTNGVIVFKKI; encoded by the coding sequence GTGCGTCGTGTCGTTGTAACTGGTTTAGGGATGATAAATTCACTAGGATTAAATAAAGGAGATTCTTTTAAATCCATAATAGAGGGTAAGTGTGGGGTTAATAGAATTACTAGTTTTGATGTAAGTGACTTTCCAGTTCAGATTGCAGCAGAAATTAAAGATTTTGATCCAAATACCGTAATGAATCCAAAAGAAATAAAAAAGGCAGATCGCTTCATACAGCTTGCGCTTAAAGCTACTAAAGAAGCTATGGCTGATAGTGGTTTATTAGGTAGTGATGGAAAATGTGATACAAGCATTTCAGAAAGGTTTGGTGTAAGCAGTGGGGCTGGTATTGGTGGACTTGGTAATATAGAAAAAAATTCGATTACTTGTTTTGAAAGAGGTGCAAGAAGAATTAATCCTTTCTTTATACCATCAGCCCTTGTTAATATGCTTGGAGGATTTACCTCTATAGAGTTTGGTATTAAAGGACCAAATCTTGCCAGTGTAACTGCTTGTGCTGCTGGAACTCACGCTATTATTGAGGCTACAAAAACTATTATGTTAGGTGGTGCTGATAGGATGCTTGTGATTGGATCAGAATCTGCGATCTGTCCTGTAGGGATTGGAGGTTTTGCCGCAATGAAAGCATTAAGCGATCGTAATGACAATCCTCAAGAAGCTTCTAGACCATTTGATAAAGATCGTAATGGATTTGTAATGGGAGAGGGAGCTGGAGCATTAGTATTAGAAGATTATGATAGTGCAAAGGCTAGAGGTGCTAAGATCTATGCTGAAGTTGTTGGGTTTGGAGAGAGTGGTGATGCAAATCATATTACAACACCAGCTCCTGAAGGAGAGGGTGCTGCTAGAGCGATGAGAGCTGCATTAAATATGGCAAATACAAGGATTGATTATATTAACGCTCATGGAACAAGTACAGCATACAACGATTTATATGAAACAAAGGCAATCAAGCAAGTATTTGGTGCAGATATTCCCTTGGTAAGTTCTACAAAAGGTCAAATAGGACATTGTCTTGGAGCAGCCGGAGCAATTGAAGCGGTTATTTCTATTATGGCTATGGAAAATGGAATCCTACCTCCTACAATTAATCAAAAAGTAAAAGACCCTGAGTGTGACTTAGATTATATTCCAAATGTTGCAAGAGAAAAACAAATCAATGCTGTAATGAGCAACTCTTTTGGTTTTGGAGGAACCAATGGAGTTATTGTTTTTAAAAAAATCTAA
- the accA gene encoding acetyl-CoA carboxylase carboxyl transferase subunit alpha, producing MAVYLDFEKKIKALQDEIEMAVIRGDTAAKDILEVELEKEVRSIYSGMSDYQKLQLARHPDRPYAMDYIQLLLTDSYEISGDRHFSDDKAIVCFIGKIEGQGVLVIGEEKGRGTKTKVMRNFGMPHPEGYRKALRAAKLAEKFDLPILMLIDTAGAYPGLGAEERGQSEAIAKNLQEFAALKVPTVSIIIGEGGSGGALAIGVADRLAMMQYSIFSVISPEGCAAILWNDPAKIESATKAMKITPEELKKFGLIDDIILEPSRGAHRDKEFAALAIKKYFLENLKEIREEKDFIAKRYNKLMSYGAFI from the coding sequence ATGGCGGTATATCTAGACTTCGAGAAGAAAATTAAAGCTCTTCAAGATGAGATAGAAATGGCAGTCATTCGTGGTGACACTGCTGCAAAAGATATTTTAGAAGTTGAACTTGAAAAAGAAGTGCGTTCTATCTATAGTGGGATGAGTGACTATCAAAAGTTGCAACTTGCAAGACATCCTGATAGACCTTATGCCATGGATTATATACAGCTTTTGTTGACTGATTCTTATGAGATTAGTGGAGATAGGCACTTTAGTGATGATAAAGCAATTGTATGTTTTATTGGCAAAATAGAGGGTCAAGGAGTGCTAGTTATAGGAGAAGAGAAAGGTAGGGGAACAAAAACAAAGGTAATGAGGAATTTTGGTATGCCTCATCCTGAGGGTTATCGCAAAGCCTTAAGAGCTGCTAAGCTTGCAGAAAAATTTGATCTTCCTATCTTAATGCTGATAGATACAGCTGGAGCTTATCCTGGACTTGGTGCTGAAGAGAGAGGGCAAAGTGAAGCAATTGCCAAGAATCTTCAAGAGTTTGCTGCACTTAAAGTTCCTACAGTCTCTATCATCATAGGAGAAGGTGGTAGCGGTGGTGCTTTAGCAATTGGTGTTGCAGATAGACTTGCAATGATGCAATATTCTATTTTTAGTGTTATTTCTCCTGAGGGATGTGCTGCAATCTTATGGAATGATCCTGCAAAGATAGAATCAGCTACCAAGGCTATGAAAATTACACCAGAAGAGCTTAAAAAGTTTGGACTTATTGATGATATTATATTAGAACCAAGCAGAGGAGCACATAGAGATAAAGAGTTTGCAGCCTTGGCAATTAAGAAATATTTTCTTGAAAACCTAAAAGAGATAAGAGAAGAGAAAGACTTCATTGCAAAAAGATATAACAAACTTATGTCATATGGAGCTTTCATTTAG
- the mnmA gene encoding tRNA 2-thiouridine(34) synthase MnmA, which yields MKVALLMSGGVDSSYSAYLLKSQGYTVKGFYLKLHDKEEKHKIFIQNCQKVAKNLGFDFEVIDAQEEFKKRVYDEFIQSYKRGETPNPCALCNPLMKFGLALEKAIERGCEKIATGHYARIGEINGKKCIQEAKDKSKDQSYFLYAISQKAIDSLIFPLGNMLKEEVKPQAFKAMPWLGSLETYKESQEICFVDTDYIDILKKHLDVEKEGNVRDIKGNIIGSHRGYMQYTIGKRRGFNIKGAHEPHFVLSINPEKNEITVGKREELAVFDVVALNKSLPKNFKSGEYFIKIRYRSIPSKASIRIEEDKIIARLKEPAYGVAKGQALVVYVDDKVLGGGIIL from the coding sequence ATGAAAGTTGCACTTTTAATGAGTGGAGGTGTTGATAGCTCTTATTCGGCATATCTACTTAAAAGTCAGGGTTATACTGTTAAGGGATTTTATTTAAAGTTACACGATAAAGAAGAAAAGCATAAGATATTTATACAAAATTGTCAAAAAGTGGCAAAGAATCTTGGATTTGATTTTGAAGTCATAGATGCTCAAGAAGAATTTAAAAAAAGAGTTTATGATGAGTTTATACAAAGTTACAAAAGAGGAGAGACTCCAAACCCTTGTGCTTTATGTAATCCATTGATGAAATTTGGTCTAGCTCTTGAAAAGGCTATAGAGCGTGGTTGTGAAAAAATTGCTACGGGTCATTATGCAAGAATTGGTGAAATAAATGGCAAAAAATGTATCCAAGAGGCTAAAGATAAAAGCAAGGATCAAAGTTATTTTCTTTATGCAATTTCCCAAAAAGCAATAGATTCTCTAATTTTTCCTCTAGGAAATATGCTAAAAGAAGAAGTTAAACCACAAGCGTTTAAGGCTATGCCTTGGCTTGGAAGTTTAGAAACTTATAAAGAATCTCAAGAAATCTGTTTTGTTGATACAGATTATATTGATATTTTAAAAAAGCATCTAGATGTCGAGAAAGAGGGTAATGTTAGAGATATTAAGGGAAATATTATAGGAAGCCATAGAGGGTATATGCAATATACCATTGGAAAAAGGAGGGGGTTTAATATAAAAGGTGCTCATGAACCACATTTTGTTTTAAGCATCAATCCAGAAAAAAATGAAATTACCGTAGGAAAAAGAGAAGAGTTAGCAGTGTTTGATGTTGTAGCACTCAATAAATCCTTACCAAAAAATTTTAAAAGTGGTGAGTATTTTATCAAGATAAGATATAGAAGCATTCCAAGCAAAGCTAGCATAAGAATAGAAGAAGATAAGATCATAGCAAGATTAAAAGAGCCTGCTTATGGAGTGGCAAAAGGGCAGGCTCTTGTGGTCTATGTCGATGATAAAGTGCTAGGTGGTGGCATTATCTTATAG
- a CDS encoding anthranilate synthase component II — MIQITMIDHYDSFTYNIVHYLKDFNLKVFYPHQIDWKFLENSSHVIFSPGYGHPKEMKHSLKILEKIYLKKPILGICLGHQIIAHFFNSKVCRLKNPFHGKTSVVTHYNSSLFQGIPNQFQVGRYHSLCVKNLQEPLRVNCLSDDGVVMGLEHQELPIYGLQFHPESILSRYGKDILMNFLKF; from the coding sequence ATGATTCAAATAACAATGATTGATCATTATGATTCTTTTACATACAACATTGTGCATTACCTAAAAGACTTCAATCTTAAAGTATTTTACCCTCATCAGATAGATTGGAAATTTTTAGAAAATTCCTCCCATGTGATTTTTTCCCCAGGTTATGGCCATCCTAAAGAAATGAAGCATAGCTTAAAAATCTTGGAAAAAATCTACCTAAAAAAGCCTATTTTAGGCATATGCCTAGGACATCAGATTATTGCTCATTTCTTTAACTCCAAGGTTTGCAGATTAAAAAATCCCTTTCATGGTAAAACTTCTGTGGTTACTCACTATAATAGCTCCTTATTTCAGGGGATTCCTAATCAATTTCAGGTAGGTCGTTACCATTCTTTGTGTGTTAAAAATCTTCAAGAGCCACTTCGAGTAAATTGTTTGAGTGATGATGGTGTAGTAATGGGGTTAGAGCATCAAGAATTACCAATTTATGGATTACAATTTCATCCAGAATCTATTCTCTCAAGATATGGTAAAGATATTTTGATGAATTTTTTAAAATTTTGA